Proteins co-encoded in one Campylobacter jejuni genomic window:
- the fabF gene encoding beta-ketoacyl-ACP synthase II, with translation MKRVVVTGIGMINALGLDKESSFKAICNGESGVNKITLFDATDFPVQIAAEVKNFDPLEVVDGKEVKKIDRFIQLGIKAAREAMQDAGFSEELDKEEFGIVSAAGIGGLPNIEKNSIICSERGPRKISPFFIPSALVNMLGGLISIEHGLKGPNISCVTACAAGTHAIGEAYKSIALGNAKKMLVIGAEAAICPVGIGGFASMKALSTRNEDPQHASRPFDKERDGFVMGEGAGALVFEEYEEAKKRGATIYAELIGFGESADAHHITSPTLDGPLRAMKKALNMAGNPKVDYINAHGTSTPVNDKNETAAIKELFGNNIPLISSTKGQTGHCLGAAGAIEAVVSVMALRDGVVPPTINQLVKDDECDLDYVPNISRKVDLKVVMSNSFGFGGTNGCVVFKKVD, from the coding sequence TTGAAAAGAGTTGTAGTTACAGGTATTGGTATGATCAATGCCCTTGGTTTAGATAAAGAAAGTTCATTTAAAGCAATTTGCAATGGAGAAAGCGGAGTAAATAAAATTACTCTTTTTGATGCCACAGACTTTCCTGTTCAAATTGCAGCTGAAGTTAAAAATTTTGATCCATTAGAGGTTGTTGATGGCAAAGAAGTAAAAAAAATTGACCGTTTCATACAACTTGGAATTAAAGCAGCAAGAGAAGCAATGCAGGATGCTGGATTTAGTGAAGAATTAGACAAAGAAGAATTTGGCATTGTTTCGGCTGCTGGTATCGGAGGTTTGCCTAACATAGAAAAAAATTCCATTATTTGTTCCGAGCGAGGTCCGCGTAAAATTTCCCCTTTTTTCATACCTTCAGCACTTGTAAATATGTTAGGAGGTTTGATTTCTATAGAGCATGGACTTAAAGGGCCAAATATTTCTTGTGTTACAGCTTGTGCAGCAGGAACTCATGCTATAGGAGAAGCTTATAAAAGTATAGCTTTGGGAAATGCTAAAAAGATGTTAGTCATAGGTGCAGAAGCTGCGATTTGTCCTGTGGGTATAGGTGGTTTTGCTTCAATGAAAGCTTTATCAACTAGAAATGAAGATCCACAGCATGCTTCAAGACCATTTGACAAAGAAAGAGATGGTTTTGTCATGGGAGAAGGTGCTGGAGCTTTAGTTTTTGAGGAATATGAAGAGGCTAAAAAACGCGGTGCTACAATTTATGCTGAATTAATTGGATTTGGAGAAAGTGCAGATGCGCATCATATTACTTCACCAACTTTAGATGGGCCTTTGAGAGCTATGAAAAAAGCTTTAAATATGGCAGGGAATCCAAAGGTAGATTATATCAATGCACATGGAACTTCAACCCCTGTAAATGACAAAAATGAAACAGCAGCAATTAAAGAGCTTTTTGGCAATAATATCCCGCTTATAAGTTCCACCAAAGGACAAACAGGTCATTGCTTGGGTGCTGCAGGTGCAATTGAAGCAGTTGTTAGTGTTATGGCTTTAAGAGATGGGGTAGTTCCACCTACAATCAATCAGCTTGTAAAAGATGATGAATGTGATCTTGATTATGTTCCAAATATATCAAGAAAAGTAGATTTAAAAGTGGTGATGAGTAATTCTTTTGGTTTTGGTGGCACAAATGGCTGTGTTGTATTTAAAAAAGTAGATTAA
- the accA gene encoding acetyl-CoA carboxylase carboxyltransferase subunit alpha, giving the protein MASYLDFEKNIQQIDEDIINAQIKGDTEAVSILKKNLEKEISKTYKNLSDFQRLQLARHPDRPYALDYIELILNDAHEIHGDRAFRDDPAIVCFMGYLGEKKIIVIGEQKGRGTKDKIARNFGMPHPEGYRKALRVARLAEKFQIPILFLIDTPGAYPGIGAEERGQSEAIARNLYELSDLKIPTIAIVIGEGGSGGALAIGVADRLAMMKNSVFSVISPEGCAAILWNDPAKSEAATKAMKVTADDLKSQGLIDDVIDEPTNGAHRNKEAAAVAIADYVKKSLNELENIDVRELSANRMQKILKLGAYQEA; this is encoded by the coding sequence ATGGCTTCTTATTTAGATTTTGAAAAAAATATTCAGCAAATTGATGAGGACATTATCAATGCTCAGATTAAAGGAGATACTGAAGCTGTATCGATTTTAAAGAAAAATCTTGAAAAAGAAATTTCTAAAACTTATAAGAATTTAAGCGATTTTCAACGTTTGCAATTAGCACGCCATCCAGATCGCCCTTATGCTCTTGACTATATTGAACTTATTTTAAATGACGCTCACGAAATACATGGTGATCGTGCCTTTAGAGATGATCCTGCTATTGTTTGTTTTATGGGTTATTTAGGAGAGAAAAAAATAATTGTAATTGGTGAGCAAAAAGGACGTGGAACAAAAGATAAAATCGCTAGAAATTTTGGGATGCCACATCCTGAAGGATATCGTAAAGCCTTAAGAGTAGCAAGACTTGCAGAGAAATTTCAAATTCCTATTTTATTTTTGATAGATACTCCAGGTGCTTATCCTGGAATAGGTGCTGAAGAAAGAGGGCAAAGTGAAGCTATCGCTAGAAATTTATATGAATTAAGTGATTTGAAAATACCGACCATTGCTATAGTTATCGGAGAAGGCGGTAGTGGCGGGGCGTTAGCTATAGGGGTTGCAGATAGACTTGCAATGATGAAAAATTCTGTTTTTTCAGTAATTTCTCCTGAAGGTTGTGCTGCAATACTTTGGAATGATCCTGCAAAAAGTGAAGCTGCAACCAAGGCTATGAAGGTAACGGCTGATGATTTAAAATCTCAAGGTTTAATTGATGATGTTATAGATGAGCCTACAAATGGTGCACATCGTAATAAAGAAGCTGCAGCAGTAGCTATTGCTGATTATGTAAAAAAATCTCTAAATGAACTTGAAAATATTGACGTACGAGAACTTTCTGCAAATCGTATGCAGAAAATTTTAAAGCTTGGAGCCTATCAAGAGGCTTAG
- a CDS encoding TonB-dependent receptor domain-containing protein — protein sequence MKFKKSLLCFLILSGALLKAEEKYQLNDVVVSASGFEQDLVDAPASISIITKEELEKKPIKDIGEAIGDIPGVDVTMNKTGTYDFSIRGFGSSYTLVLIDGKRQSVANGFYDNGFSGSESGYLPPLNMIERIEVIRGPASTLYGSDAVGGVINIITKKNPDKTEANIEFNTLLQQHSNHYGNAGGFNAYVATPLIEDTLSISARLKYYDKAASDLKWPTPVWNSSQQRPDNYQIASHSPGAFTSLGFGSRLNWTVDDKNNIYFDIERYINEISVNSTSSRAIKSERQLFKDNIVLNHDGNYDFGSTNSYLQYGSTKDKELHSQIWVGEGKVVLPWNLGQYGNLVNTFGARIDYEMLKNDQASAGSQIRGKNLDQTTVALYGENEYFITDDLIFTTGLRYIYSDLFDSEFMPRVYLVYHLNDNIAFKGGVSKGYKTAAAKQLTNGYYNYANGNAYFGNPDLKPEESINYELGVDFRVFDFAHYSITGFITDFTNQISSEDLTGMQNDINCSNGIVCKRPINLGKTQTKGIEFAFNTKTYNGFSLNSSYTFMDNRYKDGQKNWFGGDRIENLPRHIAMLKLNYERGKFSSYIKTRARLDTIAKAKGGGNRSLPWQKYKPFYIVDLGINYKINKQSSLSFAVQNLFDKNFFDPQVTRWDGANPAGYANRYQDYTEGRSFWLSYKYDF from the coding sequence ATGAAATTTAAAAAAAGTTTACTGTGTTTTTTAATTTTATCTGGAGCTTTGTTAAAAGCAGAAGAAAAATATCAACTTAATGATGTTGTGGTTAGTGCTAGTGGTTTTGAACAAGATTTGGTTGATGCGCCTGCTAGTATTTCTATCATTACAAAAGAAGAGCTTGAAAAAAAGCCAATTAAGGATATAGGGGAGGCTATAGGAGATATTCCAGGTGTAGATGTGACTATGAATAAAACAGGCACTTATGATTTTAGCATACGAGGTTTTGGTAGTTCTTATACTCTAGTTTTAATTGATGGAAAACGTCAAAGTGTTGCAAATGGGTTTTATGATAATGGTTTTAGTGGCAGTGAGTCAGGATATCTACCACCTTTAAACATGATAGAACGTATCGAGGTTATACGTGGTCCAGCTTCTACACTTTATGGCAGTGATGCTGTAGGCGGTGTGATAAATATTATCACTAAGAAAAATCCTGATAAGACTGAGGCAAATATAGAATTTAACACTCTTTTGCAACAGCACTCTAATCACTATGGCAATGCGGGCGGTTTTAATGCTTATGTAGCAACCCCTTTGATTGAAGATACATTATCAATTTCTGCAAGGTTGAAGTATTATGATAAGGCAGCTTCTGATTTAAAATGGCCTACACCGGTTTGGAATAGTAGTCAACAAAGACCTGATAATTATCAAATTGCCAGTCATAGCCCAGGTGCTTTTACTAGCTTGGGTTTTGGTTCTAGGCTTAATTGGACAGTAGATGATAAAAATAATATATATTTTGATATAGAACGATATATTAATGAAATTTCAGTGAATTCTACAAGTAGTAGGGCTATTAAAAGTGAAAGACAACTTTTTAAGGATAATATTGTTTTAAATCATGATGGTAACTATGATTTTGGCTCAACTAACTCATATTTACAATATGGTAGTACTAAGGATAAGGAGTTACATAGTCAAATTTGGGTAGGAGAAGGTAAGGTTGTTTTACCTTGGAATTTAGGTCAATACGGTAATTTAGTAAATACCTTTGGTGCAAGGATTGATTATGAGATGTTAAAAAATGATCAAGCAAGCGCAGGTAGTCAAATAAGAGGTAAAAATCTTGATCAAACCACGGTTGCACTTTATGGGGAAAATGAGTATTTTATAACCGATGATTTGATTTTTACTACAGGTTTGCGTTATATTTATAGCGATTTGTTTGATTCTGAATTTATGCCTAGGGTTTATTTGGTTTATCACTTAAATGATAATATAGCCTTTAAAGGAGGTGTTTCAAAAGGCTATAAAACTGCTGCTGCCAAGCAGTTGACAAATGGATATTATAATTATGCCAATGGTAATGCTTATTTTGGAAACCCTGACTTAAAACCAGAAGAAAGTATAAATTATGAATTGGGTGTTGATTTTAGGGTATTTGATTTTGCGCATTATTCTATCACAGGATTTATTACTGATTTTACAAATCAAATCAGTAGTGAAGATTTAACAGGTATGCAAAATGATATTAATTGTAGCAATGGCATTGTTTGTAAGCGTCCTATTAATCTTGGAAAAACACAGACTAAAGGTATAGAATTTGCATTTAATACCAAAACTTACAATGGCTTTAGCCTAAATTCAAGTTATACTTTTATGGATAATCGCTACAAAGATGGTCAAAAAAATTGGTTTGGTGGTGATAGAATAGAAAATTTACCAAGACATATAGCAATGTTAAAATTAAACTATGAGCGAGGTAAATTTAGTTCTTATATAAAAACACGAGCAAGACTTGATACTATAGCTAAAGCAAAAGGTGGCGGTAATCGTAGTCTGCCATGGCAAAAATATAAGCCTTTTTATATAGTAGATTTAGGGATAAATTATAAAATCAATAAGCAATCTAGTTTAAGTTTTGCAGTACAAAATCTTTTTGATAAAAATTTCTTTGATCCGCAAGTTACAAGATGGGATGGGGCTAATCCTGCTGGATATGCAAATCGCTATCAAGATTATACAGAAGGAAGAAGTTTTTGGTTAAGTTATAAATATGATTTTTAA
- a CDS encoding NUDIX domain-containing protein, with protein sequence MAFKNLKELSFEKSNYIKPKRFAYESNGRLCTWDFIESKDSVSVLLYHKELESFIFVRQFRIPLWYHQMHDKDYVKDDNMGYTIELCSGLVDKKLSLEEIAKEECIEELGYAPKNLEKIGDFYTGFGSGVSKQSFYFAEVDEKDKISSGGGVDDEEIEAVYVKVQDFEKKCKNMIRTPLLDFAYMWFLKEKWGKLKII encoded by the coding sequence ATGGCGTTTAAAAATTTAAAAGAACTTTCTTTTGAAAAATCAAATTATATTAAGCCTAAGAGATTTGCTTATGAAAGTAATGGTAGGCTTTGCACTTGGGATTTTATAGAATCTAAAGATAGTGTTTCAGTGCTTTTGTATCATAAAGAATTAGAAAGTTTTATTTTTGTACGCCAATTTCGTATACCACTTTGGTATCATCAAATGCATGATAAAGATTATGTAAAAGATGATAATATGGGCTATACTATAGAGCTTTGTTCTGGGCTTGTGGATAAAAAATTATCTTTAGAGGAAATAGCAAAAGAAGAATGCATAGAAGAACTAGGATATGCTCCTAAAAATTTAGAAAAAATAGGAGATTTTTATACAGGGTTTGGTTCAGGTGTAAGCAAGCAAAGCTTTTATTTCGCAGAAGTTGATGAAAAAGATAAAATTTCTTCTGGAGGTGGAGTTGATGATGAGGAGATTGAAGCTGTTTATGTTAAGGTGCAGGATTTTGAAAAAAAATGTAAAAATATGATAAGAACGCCTTTGCTTGATTTTGCTTATATGTGGTTTTTAAAGGAGAAGTGGGGAAAATTAAAGATTATTTAG
- a CDS encoding CZB domain-containing protein yields MSFSEKFTHLVNEAHSTNSNAVGIASEAFVSLAKLDHIAFKLNGYKEIFSKSGKQLADHTSCRLGKWLASTGKERFGQNKSFLKINEPHEKVHENMNNAITIANTEDISKDITQHSIINKCEVAENASLDLFNVFKEMLDESDH; encoded by the coding sequence ATGAGTTTTTCCGAAAAATTTACTCACTTAGTAAATGAAGCGCATTCTACTAATTCAAATGCAGTTGGTATCGCTTCAGAAGCTTTCGTATCTTTAGCAAAACTAGATCATATAGCTTTTAAATTAAATGGTTATAAAGAAATTTTTTCCAAATCAGGAAAGCAATTAGCCGATCATACATCTTGTCGCTTAGGAAAATGGCTTGCTAGCACAGGAAAAGAAAGATTTGGGCAAAATAAAAGCTTCTTAAAAATTAACGAGCCACATGAAAAAGTTCATGAAAATATGAATAATGCTATAACAATAGCAAATACAGAAGATATTAGCAAAGATATTACTCAACACAGCATAATTAATAAATGCGAAGTTGCTGAAAATGCATCGCTTGATCTTTTCAATGTATTTAAAGAAATGCTTGATGAGTCAGATCATTAA
- a CDS encoding YdcH family protein, whose product MLHEYRELMSELKGKDAHFDKLFDRHNELDDMIKDAEEGRTSLSSMEISTLKKEKLHVKDELSQYLANYKK is encoded by the coding sequence ATGCTACATGAATATAGAGAATTAATGTCAGAGCTAAAAGGTAAAGATGCTCATTTTGATAAACTATTTGATCGTCATAATGAACTTGATGACATGATTAAAGATGCAGAAGAAGGTAGAACTTCTCTTAGCAGCATGGAAATTTCAACTTTAAAAAAAGAAAAGCTTCATGTAAAAGATGAACTTAGCCAATATCTAGCAAATTATAAAAAATAA
- the rpmB gene encoding 50S ribosomal protein L28, whose product MARVCQITGKGPMVGNNVSHANNKTKRRFLPNLRTVRVTLEDGTTRKMRIAASTLRTLKKQNSK is encoded by the coding sequence ATGGCAAGAGTATGTCAAATCACAGGCAAGGGTCCAATGGTGGGTAATAATGTCAGCCATGCTAACAATAAAACAAAAAGACGCTTTTTACCTAATCTCAGAACAGTTCGTGTAACTTTAGAAGATGGCACCACGAGAAAAATGAGAATTGCAGCTTCTACTCTAAGAACCCTAAAAAAACAAAATTCTAAATAA
- the rpe gene encoding ribulose-phosphate 3-epimerase has product MYVAPSLLSANFLKLEEEVKAIEVAGADLLHIDVMDGHFVPNLTFGPCVIEKISTISKLPLDVHLMVKDVSKFIDLFIPLKPKFISFHIESEVHPIRLCEYIRSQGIHPAIVLNPHTSIDSIKHMLEFVDMVLLMSVNPGFGGQKFLPLVHEKIKELRQMIDKKNAKVFIEVDGGVNGLNASDLEESGADILVAGSYIFSSNDYKTAISSLKLEF; this is encoded by the coding sequence ATGTATGTAGCTCCAAGTTTATTGTCTGCAAATTTTTTGAAATTAGAAGAAGAAGTTAAAGCTATTGAAGTTGCAGGTGCGGATCTTTTACATATTGATGTAATGGATGGACACTTTGTTCCAAATTTGACTTTTGGACCTTGCGTGATCGAAAAAATTTCAACTATTAGTAAGTTGCCATTAGATGTGCATTTGATGGTTAAAGATGTAAGTAAATTTATAGATCTTTTTATCCCTTTGAAACCAAAATTTATTTCTTTTCATATAGAAAGCGAAGTTCATCCTATAAGACTTTGTGAATATATAAGAAGTCAAGGAATCCATCCTGCTATTGTTTTAAATCCACACACTTCTATTGATTCTATTAAACACATGCTAGAATTTGTAGATATGGTACTTTTAATGAGTGTTAATCCTGGATTTGGTGGACAAAAATTTTTACCTTTGGTACATGAAAAAATCAAAGAATTGCGCCAAATGATTGATAAAAAAAATGCTAAAGTTTTTATAGAGGTTGATGGTGGTGTTAATGGTTTAAATGCTAGCGATTTAGAAGAATCCGGAGCTGATATTTTGGTGGCTGGAAGTTATATTTTTTCTTCCAATGATTATAAAACTGCAATTTCATCTTTAAAGCTTGAATTTTGA
- the dnaQ gene encoding 3'-5' exonuclease, translating into MSLQQIDQIISILNKQSKPYDWVMQEFAKVEELKNFELDLETFELLGLGLTLNKDNIFILKTRTTKIKDEIFCIVDIESTGSVSKGEILEIGAVKIQNSKEIGRFQSFVKVKEIPENITELTGITYEMVENAPSLTKVLSDFRLFLKDSIFVAHNVRFDYSFISKALNECGFGILLNRRICTIEFAQCCIESPKYKLEVLKEFLGVENTHHRALDDALAAAEIFKYCLGKLPYHIKTTEELINFTKTARIKQK; encoded by the coding sequence TTGAGTTTACAGCAAATTGATCAGATTATTTCTATATTAAACAAGCAAAGCAAGCCTTATGATTGGGTGATGCAAGAGTTTGCTAAAGTTGAAGAGTTAAAAAATTTTGAGTTAGATTTAGAAACTTTTGAGCTTTTGGGTTTGGGTTTAACTTTAAATAAAGATAATATTTTTATCCTTAAAACACGCACAACAAAAATTAAAGATGAAATTTTTTGTATAGTAGATATAGAAAGTACTGGCAGTGTAAGTAAGGGGGAAATTTTAGAAATTGGAGCAGTAAAAATTCAAAATTCTAAAGAAATTGGACGCTTTCAAAGTTTTGTTAAAGTAAAAGAAATTCCAGAAAATATAACCGAACTTACGGGTATTACTTATGAGATGGTGGAAAATGCTCCAAGTTTAACAAAGGTTTTAAGTGATTTTAGGCTTTTTTTAAAAGACAGTATTTTTGTAGCACATAATGTGCGTTTTGATTATAGTTTTATTTCTAAGGCTTTAAATGAGTGTGGTTTTGGCATTTTACTTAATCGTCGTATTTGTACTATAGAATTTGCACAATGTTGTATAGAAAGTCCAAAATATAAACTAGAGGTTTTGAAAGAATTTCTGGGCGTGGAAAATACGCATCATAGGGCTTTAGATGATGCTTTGGCAGCTGCTGAAATTTTTAAATATTGCCTTGGAAAACTTCCCTATCATATAAAAACTACAGAAGAACTTATAAATTTTACAAAAACTGCACGCATAAAGCAAAAATAA
- the thiC gene encoding phosphomethylpyrimidine synthase ThiC — MKTQMNYAKEGIFTKEMQIVAQKENLSKDFLLENIACGKIIIPANINHKSLDPNGIGFGLRTKVNVNLGVSNDCVDYSEEMKKVELAHKFGIEAIMDLSNYGKTSRFRDELVNVSKAMIGTVPVYDAVGFLEKDLKQIGAKDFLDVVYHHAKSGVDFMTIHAGINSRAAHIFKQSKRLTNIVSRGGSVLYAWMMMKDAENPFFEYYDDLLDICLKYDVTLSLGDALRPGSTHDASDGAQISELIELSLLTQRAWDVGIQVMIEGPGHMAINEIEANMQLEKRLCKGAPFYVLGPLVTDIGAGYDHISGAIGGAVAAASGADMLCYVTPAEHLRLPNLEDVREGIVATKIAAHAGDIAKLPKERSRDDEMSKARQEIDWEKMFKLAIDGEKAKKMFNERRPDDLNSCSMCGKMCAMNTMNQILKGEDVSLA, encoded by the coding sequence ATGAAAACTCAAATGAATTATGCCAAAGAAGGTATTTTTACTAAAGAAATGCAGATTGTTGCGCAAAAAGAAAATTTAAGTAAAGATTTTTTGCTTGAAAATATTGCTTGCGGTAAAATTATTATCCCTGCAAATATTAATCATAAAAGTCTTGATCCAAATGGTATAGGTTTTGGACTGCGTACTAAGGTTAATGTAAATTTAGGAGTTTCAAATGATTGCGTTGATTATAGCGAGGAAATGAAAAAAGTAGAGCTTGCTCATAAATTTGGCATAGAAGCGATTATGGACTTAAGCAATTATGGCAAAACAAGTCGTTTTAGAGACGAGCTTGTTAATGTTTCAAAAGCTATGATAGGAACAGTTCCTGTATATGATGCAGTAGGATTTTTAGAAAAAGATTTAAAACAAATTGGTGCTAAAGACTTTTTAGATGTTGTATATCATCATGCTAAAAGTGGGGTTGATTTTATGACAATTCATGCAGGTATTAATTCTCGCGCAGCGCATATTTTTAAACAAAGTAAAAGACTTACAAATATAGTTTCAAGAGGAGGCTCTGTACTTTATGCTTGGATGATGATGAAAGATGCTGAAAATCCTTTTTTTGAGTATTATGATGATTTGCTTGACATTTGTTTAAAATACGATGTAACTTTATCTTTGGGCGATGCTTTGCGTCCTGGCTCTACTCACGATGCAAGTGATGGGGCACAAATTTCAGAACTTATAGAATTATCACTCCTTACTCAAAGGGCTTGGGATGTTGGGATTCAAGTAATGATAGAAGGTCCAGGGCATATGGCTATTAATGAAATAGAGGCAAATATGCAATTAGAAAAGCGTTTATGCAAAGGAGCGCCTTTTTATGTCTTAGGACCTTTGGTAACAGATATTGGCGCAGGGTATGATCATATTAGTGGTGCTATTGGAGGAGCTGTGGCTGCAGCTAGCGGTGCTGATATGCTGTGCTATGTAACACCTGCTGAACACTTAAGACTTCCAAATTTAGAAGATGTTAGAGAGGGTATAGTTGCGACTAAAATTGCAGCTCATGCAGGAGATATAGCTAAACTTCCAAAAGAAAGATCAAGAGATGATGAGATGAGTAAGGCTAGACAAGAGATAGATTGGGAGAAAATGTTTAAACTTGCTATTGATGGAGAAAAGGCTAAAAAAATGTTTAATGAGCGTCGCCCTGATGATTTAAACTCATGTTCCATGTGTGGAAAAATGTGTGCAATGAATACTATGAATCAAATTTTAAAAGGCGAAGATGTGAGTTTAGCTTGA
- a CDS encoding lysophospholipid acyltransferase family protein, whose product MGKSFKIHCLTYIIFILQWLIFLSCKKHYKGEKVDRKAGVILFWHGKLALMPFAFRHYRQKNKKAYVMISHHKDGEQIAKIIKLFGLDTVRGSTSRGASSALRAAFKVLEQNDDIVITPDGPRGPYHSISDGSIILAQKKELKIRILNYEANRFWEFKSWDKMIMPKPFSRITYSLSEPLDILSLDKEKAKEFLMEQFDKISLADQFKE is encoded by the coding sequence ATGGGGAAATCGTTTAAAATCCATTGCTTAACATATATAATTTTCATCTTGCAATGGCTTATTTTTTTAAGCTGTAAAAAGCACTATAAAGGTGAAAAAGTTGACCGTAAAGCTGGTGTGATACTTTTTTGGCATGGAAAATTAGCACTTATGCCTTTTGCGTTTAGACATTATAGGCAAAAAAATAAAAAAGCCTATGTCATGATCTCTCACCATAAAGATGGAGAGCAAATTGCAAAAATCATCAAGCTTTTCGGTCTTGATACTGTAAGAGGAAGCACTTCAAGGGGTGCTAGCAGTGCACTTAGAGCTGCATTTAAAGTTTTAGAACAAAATGACGATATAGTTATCACGCCCGATGGTCCACGAGGGCCTTATCATAGTATTTCAGATGGTTCTATCATTTTGGCTCAAAAAAAAGAACTAAAGATAAGAATTTTAAACTATGAAGCAAATCGTTTTTGGGAATTTAAAAGTTGGGATAAGATGATCATGCCAAAACCTTTTAGTAGGATTACTTATAGTCTAAGTGAACCTTTGGATATTTTATCTTTAGATAAAGAAAAAGCTAAAGAATTTCTAATGGAACAATTTGATAAAATTAGCTTAGCTGATCAATTTAAGGAATGA
- the miaB gene encoding tRNA (N6-isopentenyl adenosine(37)-C2)-methylthiotransferase MiaB, producing the protein MSAKKLFIQTLGCAMNVRDSEHMIAELTQKENYALTEDIKEADLILINTCSVREKPVHKLFSEVGGFEKVKKEGAKIGVCGCTASHLGNEIFKRAPYVDFVLGARNISKITQAIKTPKFMGVDIDYDESEFAFADFRNSIYKSYINISIGCDKHCTYCIVPHTRGDEISIPFNIIYKEAQKAVEKGAKEIFLLGQNVNNYGKRFRNEHKKMDFSDLLEELSTIEGLERIRFTSPHPLHMDDKFLKVFANNPKVCKSMHMPLQSGSSEILKAMKRGYTKEWYLNRALKLRELCPNVSISTDIIVAFPGESEKDFEETVDVLEKVRFEQIFSFKYSKRPLTKAATMPNQIDEEIASRRLSTLQNRHSEILDKIVKKQENKTFKVLFEELRAGNSIAGRTDNNFLVQVEGSEELLGQFKEVKITNAKRMVLYGEIV; encoded by the coding sequence TTGAGTGCTAAAAAACTTTTTATTCAAACTTTAGGTTGTGCGATGAATGTCAGAGATTCTGAGCATATGATCGCAGAATTAACACAAAAAGAAAACTACGCACTAACAGAAGACATCAAAGAAGCAGATCTTATTCTTATTAATACCTGTTCAGTGCGTGAAAAACCTGTGCATAAACTTTTCTCAGAAGTGGGTGGCTTTGAAAAAGTTAAAAAAGAAGGTGCTAAAATAGGAGTTTGTGGATGTACTGCATCGCATTTGGGAAATGAAATTTTCAAACGTGCTCCTTATGTGGATTTTGTTCTAGGAGCAAGAAATATTTCCAAAATCACTCAAGCTATAAAAACTCCAAAATTTATGGGCGTGGATATAGACTATGATGAAAGTGAATTTGCTTTTGCAGATTTTAGAAATAGTATTTATAAATCCTATATTAATATCTCCATAGGTTGTGACAAACACTGCACTTATTGTATAGTGCCACATACTAGAGGAGATGAAATTTCCATACCTTTTAACATCATCTACAAAGAAGCTCAAAAAGCCGTTGAAAAAGGTGCTAAAGAGATTTTCTTGCTAGGACAAAATGTCAATAACTACGGCAAAAGATTTAGAAACGAACATAAAAAAATGGACTTTTCAGATCTTTTAGAAGAACTTAGCACTATAGAAGGTTTGGAACGCATTCGCTTTACAAGTCCACATCCTTTGCACATGGATGATAAATTTTTAAAAGTTTTTGCCAATAATCCAAAAGTTTGCAAATCCATGCATATGCCTTTACAAAGCGGCTCAAGTGAAATTTTAAAAGCTATGAAGCGTGGCTATACTAAAGAATGGTATTTAAATAGAGCTTTAAAACTTAGAGAACTTTGTCCAAATGTTAGCATTTCTACAGACATTATTGTAGCTTTTCCAGGGGAAAGTGAAAAAGATTTTGAAGAGACTGTGGATGTTTTGGAAAAAGTGCGTTTTGAACAAATTTTTTCTTTTAAATACTCCAAACGCCCTTTAACAAAAGCCGCAACCATGCCTAATCAAATCGATGAAGAAATAGCTTCAAGAAGACTTAGCACCTTACAAAATCGTCATAGTGAAATTTTAGATAAAATTGTAAAAAAACAAGAAAATAAAACTTTTAAAGTTTTATTTGAAGAATTAAGAGCAGGCAATAGCATTGCTGGAAGAACAGATAATAACTTTTTAGTTCAAGTTGAAGGTAGCGAAGAACTTTTAGGGCAATTTAAAGAAGTAAAAATAACTAATGCAAAGCGTATGGTTTTATATGGGGAAATCGTTTAA